CGGCGGCCCGCGGAGGGGCCGCCCTACGTCATCGCAGCGTGGCGCGGGATAGGGTGAGGGTTGCCGCATGTCCCCTCCCCCCTCTGGGGGGAGGGTTAGGGAGAGGGGTAAACGCGGCGGGAAAGGATTCCCCGCCCTACGTCGGCGCACGACGGTTGACAACACGTAGGGGCGACCGTCCACGGTCGCCCGTGGGCCGACCTGAAGGTCGGCCCCTACGTCATCGCAATTTGCGTCACACGGAACGGAGTCGCCCGCCGATGTGCTAATATGACCTCGGACGAAACCGGAGGTTTGCCATGCGTCACGTACTTCTTACCGTCATGCTCCTGGCCGCCCTGGCGGCGGCCCACCCGCCCATCGAGCCCGCCGACCCCCAGGACTGGTGGAACCAGGTTCTGGCCTCGCGCGCCATCAAGGCCGCGGAGGGACTCCCGCCGCCCACCGAGGAGGACGTCTCCTACCACACCATCGGTTACGACATCTCCCTGACCCTCGACCCCGGCGGCTCGCCGCTCATCACCAGCCCCGACACGCGGACGGACCTGCAAATCGTCAGCGACCAGGACGGCCTGACCCAGGTCGTCCTGGACCTGGTGGACCTGACCGTGGACTACGTTCTGGAGAACGGCTCCCCCTGCTCCTACACCTACTCCGACGACCTGTTGACGGTCACCCTGAACGCCCCCCTGGACACCGGTGAGGAGACCTCCATCTCCGTCTCCTACCACGGCGACCCCACGGACGGGATGTGGTACGAGACCGACAACGGCGGGATCGTGTACACCTGCGGTTGCCCCGACGTCACCCGCAACTGGTTCCCCTGCCGCGACTGGAACTTCGAAAAGGCGCCCTCGACCACCGTCGTCACCATCGGAACGGCCTACGACGTGACCTCGAACGGGCACAAGGTCTCCGACGAGTCGGTGGGCGGCGGACAGCACCGTGTGACCTTCCAGACCCGGGACCCCATCGCGCCCTACCTCATCATGCTCTCGGCCACGGACTACTCGCACTACCGCAGGCACTTCTACGGCGACGCCGACATCCCCATTGATTACTACGTCTACCCCGGCATGGAGGAAGACGCCCACGCCGACTTCGATTACACGGTGCCGACCTGCATGGGGGTGTACGAGGATCTCTTCGGGAGCTACCCCTTCGAGCGGGCGGGGTACTGCGTGAGCCCCCTGCCCTACGGCGGGATGGAGCACCAGACCTGCATCTCGCTGTTGGCCTCCCTGGTGAACGGCTCCGGCGTGAACTACATCATCTTCGTCCACGAGATGTCGCACCAGTGGTGGGGCGACGCGGTCACCGCCCACACCTGGAAGGAGTGCTGGCTCAACGAGGGGTTCGCCAGCTACTGCGAGGTCATCTACGACGAGGACCAGGATGGCGACGAGGGGCGCCGCGCCCGGCTGTTGATCCACCGTAACCGCTACAACGCCGGCGACTACGGAAACCGCTCGCCCATCTACGACCCCGACCCCATCTTCGGCTACCTGCCATATTACAAGGGCTCCTGGGTCTTGAACATGCTGCGGCACCTCATGGGCGACGGCGATTTCTACGCCTGCCTGGCCGACTACCAGGCCGACCGTCGCTACTCCTGGGCCACCACCGGGATTCTCAAGGACAACACCGAGGACTTCTGGGACGGCAACGAGCACCACACCGATTCCGACATGGACTGGTTCTTCGACCAGTGGGTGTACCAGGCGGGCCACCCCGAGTTCGAGTGGTGGTGGTGGACCTCCGGCTCCGGCCCCGACACCGTCCTCCACCTGCACCTCGATCAGGTCCAGTCCACCGACCGCGACACGCCCTACGTCTTCGAGGTGCCGGTGGATTTCGGCGTGGACTACGCCTCGCGCTCCGACGAGGTCGTCACCGTGTGGATGGACGAGCGGAGCCAGGAGTTCTCCTTCGACCTGGACGACGACGTGGAATCCGTCGAGCTCGACCCAGGTTACTGGCTGCTGTGCGATTCCGATGATTGCACGGCGGTGGACCGGGCCGAGGCGCAGGTGAGCGCGGCGGGGGACGGCCTGTTGGTCAACTGGGAGACGGGGGGCGACGTGCTGGGGGTGGAGCTCTACCGGCGGGACGGCCTGGGCGAGACGAAGCTCCACGAGTGGCTGCTGCCGGCCTCGGGGCGTTTTCTGGACCGGTCGCTGCCCGGGTCGGGGAGCTACTCCTACCGCCTGGTGGCCCACGCGGCCGACGGACTGTACCTGGAGTTCACCGCCGGGCCCGCGGACTGGCTCGTCCCCGGCGAGCCGCTGGCGATGGCCGAGCCGTACCCGAACCCCGCCGCGACGGCGGTCACCATCGGCTTCAACCTGCCCGAGGGCGGACCGGTGGAATTAAACGTTTACGACCTGGCGGGCCGGCGGGTGGCGACGCTCGTCGAGGGGGAGCTGGCAGCGGGGCGGCACGAAGTTTCTTGGGATACGGAGGGTTTCCCGGCCGGGGTGTACCTCGTGCGCCTGGCGACGGATAACGGGTCGCTCACGCGGCGTCTGGTCGTCGCGCGGTAAGATGCCCCCTCCCCCCTCTGGGGGGAGGCGCGCCTACGGGCTAGGGTGAGGGTCGGGATTGAGAACGTAGAAAACACGGCGGCCCGTAGAAGGGCCGCCCTACGTCATCGTAACGGGCGCGGATCGGGGTGAGGGGTGTAGCGGTCCCCTCTCCCTCTTAGGGAGAGGGTTAGGGTGAGGGTAAGGGTCGGGAACGTGAATGCGGCGGCCCCCGGCCCCCCTCTCCCCGTGGGAGAGGGGATGGGGGTGAGGGCTGCCTTAGAAAAAAGCGGCGGGGATGGGAATCCCCGCCCTACGTCCATCCGCCGCGAATCCGACCCGTAGGGGCCGACCTTCAGGTCGGCCCGCGGTCTCCCTCTCCCCGTGGGAGAGGGCTAGGGTGAGGGTCGGGATTGAGAACGTAGAAAACACGGCGGCCTGCGGAGGACTCGTCCTACGGGGTCGCCCTACATTTTGGCGAAATCGGGCGGGTGTGGACACCCGCCCCTACGTACATCCGCCGCCCGAAAGCCTAAACCGACGGTTCGCCCCCGGCGGGCGGCTTCGGCGACTCGACCTCAAAGGTCGCCAGCGTGGCCCGGTCGAAATCCTCCGGCAGGGCGAAACTCTTCAGGTACTCCTCGGTTATCCGCTTCAGGTTGGCCAGCGCCTCCCCGTAGGTGGCACCCTGGCACATGGTGCCCACCTCGGGGCAGCGGGCCAGCCACGCCGCACTCCGGCGGTGGATGACGGCGGACAGCGTGACGCCCATCGGAAACCTCGCTCTCGGATAGGGGTATCGTTCAGTTTCTAAAGCGGCCTTCCGCGGAGCGGTCGCGCTCTACCCGTGTCTTTTCCCGCGAGCGTGGCCTAGAACCCCGCCTTGATGACTCCCCAGCTCACCTCTTCGACGGCCTGGTCGAACTCGATCGTGATGCGGAAGCGGTGGTAAATCATCTCCAGAATGCCTTCGTCCTCGTCGAGATACTTGTGGTAGAGCAGGCGGTAGATGTCCGTGTTCGTCACCCAGGTTTCGAGGTCGGTCCCGTTGTCGTTCATCCACCGCACTTCGATGAGGAGGTTGCCCACGCCGTCGTAGCGGAAGGGCGTGAAACCGGGGATGTCGAACAACTCGTCGGCGACGGCGTCGAGGATGAGGGGGTCCTGCTCGGAGACGAGCGCGGGCTCGTTGCCGTCGTAGTTGCCCGAGAAGGAGCTGGTGAGCTCGTCCAGCGATGTGTGGCAGAGCTTCATCTGGAATGCGTTGAACTGGGCGTTCATGGCGTCGTCGTCCGCCTGGTAGGCGACGCCGGTGATGGTCCCCGGGGCGCCTATCTCGTAATTGCGTACCAGGTCCTGGACGCGGTAGGAGTTCACTCACCCGCCGCAGAACGGCAGGGCGCAGCCGGCGTCCATCTCGCCGATGACGACCTCTTCGGCCGCCGCGGGGGCGCCCAGCGCGGTCAGTAGCAGAAGCACCGGCAATCGTTTCACTGGTTCTCCCCGTCGTGAAAGGTGCATCGTTTTCAACGATAGTAATTATAGCACCTTCGGGGCCGTTTCGTCGGGGCGGGTCTACATCAGCGGAGAGGCGCGCCTGCGGACCGGGGTGGGGGCTTCTGCGTATCCCCTCCCCCTCTGGGGGGAGGTTAGGGAGGGGAGTGAAGCGAAACCGGCGGGGTTTAGAAGCCCCGCCCTACATTTGGGGTTCAATTGAAAACGGGCGGGTGAGGACACCCGCCCCTACGGGTTGGTTGTGAATCGCGAATCAACCTTGTAGGGGCCGACCTTTAGGTCGGCCCGCGGGCGGACCTGAAGGTCCGCCCCTACGCCAGCGCAAAACGCGGCGGCCCGCGGAGGGACCGCCCTACATCATCCCAATTGCAGGGCGTGGTACGGGGTGAGGGGCGATACGTCCCCCTCTCCCTTCTAGGGAGAGGCTCGCCTACGGGTTGGGGTGAGGGTAAAATCGCCTAGTGCAGGAGCCCCCGCCCTACGTTCCCCCTCCCCCTCCGGGGGGAAGCGCGCTTACGGGCCGGGGTGGGGGGTAAAAAACGGCTGGCGGGTGTTGATACCCGCCCCTACGATGGCAACGTACGATTCCAAAACGTTGGGCGGCCCCGTGGGACGAGTCCCCTGCGGGCCGCCGCGATTAAAAAAGCGGCGGGGTCAACCGCTCAGGCGGCCGAGCACCCGACTTTCCACCCACCGGAGCTGGTCCAGGCCGAACCGGGCGTCGTCCTTCTTTTCGGGAAAGTCCTCCACGGTGGCCTGGAAGGCGTCCACGGCATTATCGTAAATTTCCCTCCCGACCGCGTCTCCGGCGGCCATGCGGGCCAGGCCCAGGTAGCCGTGGCCGAGGACGACCGAAAAATCGCCCCCCGAGGCGCACTCCGCGACGGCGCCGGATTCCCGCGCGTTCTTCACCGCGTAGTCCAGGGATTTCTCGAAATCCTCCCGGGCGGCGGTCGCATTCCCCAGCGACAGGGCGTGCATCCCGCAGGCCCAGTGGGCCATGGAGAATGGCCCGGCGGCCTTCTTCAATTCCCCCCGCCAGGCGACGCAGCGCCGGGCGAGCTCCAGGCCCTTTTCGAAGTGGCGCCGCTCGCGGGGCTCCTCGTCCCCCGGCCAGCACTCGGCCAGATTCGCCGACAGGTTGTAACTCATCATGTTGGCGTAGTCGGTGCACTTGTCCCTCGTCTCCGCATCCCCGGCCGCGGCGGCCTGGCGCAGCCCCTCGGCGATGCCCTCCTCCACGACCTCCACCAGGCCGTCGAAGTTCTTGCCGTTCCAGTCCCGCATGCTGAAGGCCTGGTTGCAGAAGGCGTAGAGCTTGCGGCGCTCGAGGTCGTCGGGAAAACCCGCGACGAACTCGATCACGGCCCGCGGGCCGCCCCGTTCCATCAGGCGCTTCATCTCCTCCCAGTGGTTCTCCGGGAACTCCTTCTCGGTCATCGTCCCTCCTTCGGGTTACTTCTCGCCGATGAATATGCCGCGGACCTTCTCCAGTTGCTCGATGCCGAATTGCGCATCATCGGCCATCTCGGGAAAATCCGCCGCCGTGCCCCGGAATGCCCCGAGGGCCCGGTAGTAGAGCACCGGCCCCATCGGGTCTTTTTGAATCCAGAGGGCCAGGCCCAGGTAGCCGTTGTTGAGAATCACGGTGAACTCGCCGCCGGGGACGCAGTCCGCCGGGAGGCCCTCCTCTACGGCGTACGTTTTCGAATACTCCAGGGCGGCGGCGA
This window of the bacterium genome carries:
- a CDS encoding M1 family aminopeptidase, producing MRHVLLTVMLLAALAAAHPPIEPADPQDWWNQVLASRAIKAAEGLPPPTEEDVSYHTIGYDISLTLDPGGSPLITSPDTRTDLQIVSDQDGLTQVVLDLVDLTVDYVLENGSPCSYTYSDDLLTVTLNAPLDTGEETSISVSYHGDPTDGMWYETDNGGIVYTCGCPDVTRNWFPCRDWNFEKAPSTTVVTIGTAYDVTSNGHKVSDESVGGGQHRVTFQTRDPIAPYLIMLSATDYSHYRRHFYGDADIPIDYYVYPGMEEDAHADFDYTVPTCMGVYEDLFGSYPFERAGYCVSPLPYGGMEHQTCISLLASLVNGSGVNYIIFVHEMSHQWWGDAVTAHTWKECWLNEGFASYCEVIYDEDQDGDEGRRARLLIHRNRYNAGDYGNRSPIYDPDPIFGYLPYYKGSWVLNMLRHLMGDGDFYACLADYQADRRYSWATTGILKDNTEDFWDGNEHHTDSDMDWFFDQWVYQAGHPEFEWWWWTSGSGPDTVLHLHLDQVQSTDRDTPYVFEVPVDFGVDYASRSDEVVTVWMDERSQEFSFDLDDDVESVELDPGYWLLCDSDDCTAVDRAEAQVSAAGDGLLVNWETGGDVLGVELYRRDGLGETKLHEWLLPASGRFLDRSLPGSGSYSYRLVAHAADGLYLEFTAGPADWLVPGEPLAMAEPYPNPAATAVTIGFNLPEGGPVELNVYDLAGRRVATLVEGELAAGRHEVSWDTEGFPAGVYLVRLATDNGSLTRRLVVAR
- a CDS encoding type II toxin-antitoxin system HicB family antitoxin; translated protein: MGVTLSAVIHRRSAAWLARCPEVGTMCQGATYGEALANLKRITEEYLKSFALPEDFDRATLATFEVESPKPPAGGEPSV